A part of Streptomyces sp. NBC_00557 genomic DNA contains:
- a CDS encoding HAD family hydrolase: MSHLGALSVIFDLDGTLVDSEPNYYEASRQTLAGHGVPDFTWADNEAYVGVGNQDATRLWKERYGLAVSAEELLAELNRRYLDLARARTPVYPEMRKLVELLAADGVPMAVASGSSPEAIAAILEGTGLGAYLRTAVSAEEVPHGKPAPDVLLEAARRLGADPADCVVLEDAAPGAAAAHAAGMRCIAIPYVAAQADAPEFATATLLLRGGQTEFTAHSAYAWLRATARSR, encoded by the coding sequence ATGAGCCACCTCGGCGCCCTCTCGGTCATCTTCGATCTCGACGGAACGCTGGTGGACAGCGAGCCGAACTACTACGAGGCGAGCCGGCAGACCCTGGCCGGGCACGGCGTCCCGGACTTCACCTGGGCGGACAACGAGGCCTACGTCGGCGTCGGCAACCAGGACGCGACCCGGCTCTGGAAGGAACGCTACGGCCTGGCCGTGTCCGCCGAGGAGCTGCTCGCCGAGCTGAACCGGCGCTACCTGGATCTGGCCCGCGCCCGCACACCGGTCTACCCGGAGATGCGCAAGCTCGTGGAACTCCTGGCGGCCGACGGCGTACCCATGGCGGTCGCGTCGGGCTCCTCGCCGGAGGCGATCGCGGCGATCCTCGAGGGAACGGGCCTCGGGGCGTATCTGCGTACGGCGGTGTCCGCGGAGGAGGTGCCGCACGGCAAGCCCGCGCCCGACGTGCTGCTGGAGGCGGCCCGGCGGCTCGGCGCGGACCCAGCCGACTGCGTGGTGCTGGAGGACGCGGCACCCGGCGCGGCCGCCGCCCACGCGGCCGGCATGCGCTGCATCGCGATCCCGTACGTGGCCGCCCAGGCCGACGCGCCCGAATTCGCCACGGCGACCCTGCTGCTGCGCGGCGGCCAGACGGAGTTCACGGCCCATTCGGCGTACGCCTGGCTCCGGGCCACGGCGCGGTCCCGCTGA
- a CDS encoding Lrp/AsnC family transcriptional regulator produces MAVDELDTRILRLLLEQPRTSVREYARILGVARGTLQARLDRMERDGVITGTGPTLSPAALGHPVLAFVHIEVTQGHLDDVGDALAAVPEIVEAFSITGGGDLLARVVGRDNAHLEDVIQKLISLPGVVRTRTEVALRERVPHRLLPLVESIGRAARA; encoded by the coding sequence ATGGCCGTCGACGAACTCGACACCCGCATCCTGCGGCTGCTCCTGGAACAGCCGCGCACCAGCGTGCGCGAGTACGCCCGCATCCTGGGCGTCGCCCGCGGCACGCTCCAGGCCCGGCTGGACCGCATGGAACGGGACGGCGTCATCACCGGCACCGGTCCCACCCTCTCCCCCGCAGCGCTCGGCCATCCGGTGCTGGCGTTCGTGCACATCGAGGTCACCCAGGGCCATCTGGACGACGTCGGGGACGCGCTGGCCGCCGTACCGGAGATCGTCGAGGCGTTCTCCATCACGGGCGGCGGGGACCTGCTCGCCCGGGTGGTGGGCCGGGACAACGCCCATCTGGAGGACGTCATCCAGAAGCTGATCAGCCTGCCGGGCGTGGTACGCACCCGCACGGAGGTCGCGCTGCGCGAGCGCGTCCCGCACCGGCTGCTGCCCCTGGTGGAGTCCATCGGCCGCGCGGCCCGCGCCTGA
- a CDS encoding FUSC family protein, translating to MLKRMFVAPDPGRARLRFAARAVLGIGLAVVVCYLAGHSLVGAVTGGLAALLALFTVTDATVRGQAVTTALLPVVGVPVLAAAAELHALPVARDAVFLAVVGAGVYARRWGPRGHSLGVFAFMTFFVAQFVHATPAQLPELYAAVVLSVVSAAAVRFGVWCYERRLPPAVVPSLTLDFAGARGSSSPVGRVLARVTTRQAVQATAGAGFALVVGQLVSGQRWYWAVGATWWIFVNTTSRGETLVRGFRRVLGTVIGIGLGFLVAVPLGGAPVPTAVLIAVAVFGIFYTAAVSYTWMMLCVTLLAELLYGLFGVLSPGLLGLRLAETGVGALGAALAVLFVLPVTTHAVTDAWIGRALRCVHACTAEAAARLAGSATADPAPRVAELEQLLGRVRLAVAPLVHPLNPMPARKRRARRVVALLDDCAREVRGLVAVAADPVASHDARLAAACWRVEAAVEALTEGRPDALGSPAEPPAEPALAHLHGLERALADLAEPLRASTGSPLVGA from the coding sequence GTGCTGAAGAGGATGTTCGTGGCTCCGGACCCGGGGCGGGCGCGGCTGCGCTTCGCCGCGCGGGCCGTCCTCGGCATCGGCCTGGCGGTCGTCGTCTGCTACCTCGCCGGGCACTCCCTCGTCGGTGCGGTGACCGGTGGCCTCGCCGCGCTGCTCGCCCTGTTCACCGTCACCGACGCGACCGTGCGCGGGCAGGCCGTCACCACGGCGCTGCTGCCCGTCGTGGGCGTGCCCGTGCTCGCCGCCGCGGCCGAGCTGCACGCCCTGCCCGTCGCGCGTGACGCCGTCTTCCTGGCCGTCGTCGGCGCCGGGGTGTACGCGCGCCGCTGGGGCCCGCGCGGGCACAGCCTCGGCGTGTTCGCGTTCATGACCTTCTTCGTGGCCCAGTTCGTGCACGCGACTCCGGCCCAGCTGCCCGAGCTGTACGCCGCCGTTGTGCTGTCCGTGGTCAGCGCCGCCGCGGTGCGCTTCGGCGTGTGGTGCTACGAGCGCCGGCTGCCCCCGGCCGTCGTGCCCTCCCTCACCCTCGACTTCGCCGGAGCGAGGGGATCCTCATCGCCCGTCGGACGCGTTCTGGCCCGCGTGACCACGCGGCAGGCCGTCCAGGCGACCGCCGGCGCGGGCTTCGCGCTGGTGGTGGGCCAGCTGGTGTCCGGACAGCGCTGGTACTGGGCCGTGGGCGCCACCTGGTGGATCTTCGTCAACACCACCTCGCGCGGCGAGACGCTGGTGCGCGGCTTCCGCCGGGTCCTCGGCACCGTGATCGGCATCGGCCTGGGCTTCCTCGTCGCCGTCCCCCTGGGCGGCGCGCCGGTCCCGACGGCCGTCCTGATCGCCGTCGCCGTCTTCGGCATCTTCTACACGGCCGCCGTCTCCTACACCTGGATGATGCTCTGCGTGACGCTGCTCGCCGAACTGCTCTACGGCCTGTTCGGCGTCCTGAGCCCCGGCCTGCTCGGGCTGCGGCTCGCCGAGACCGGCGTGGGCGCGCTCGGCGCCGCGCTCGCGGTGCTGTTCGTGCTGCCGGTCACCACGCACGCCGTCACGGACGCCTGGATCGGGCGCGCCCTGCGCTGTGTGCACGCCTGCACGGCCGAGGCCGCCGCCCGGCTCGCGGGCTCCGCCACGGCCGACCCGGCGCCCCGCGTCGCCGAACTGGAGCAGCTGCTCGGCCGGGTCCGGCTCGCCGTGGCCCCGCTGGTGCACCCGCTGAATCCGATGCCGGCCCGCAAGCGGCGCGCCCGCCGGGTCGTCGCCCTCCTCGACGACTGCGCCCGCGAGGTCCGCGGCCTGGTGGCGGTCGCCGCCGACCCCGTGGCCTCCCACGACGCCCGGCTGGCGGCGGCCTGCTGGCGCGTCGAGGCCGCCGTCGAGGCGCTGACCGAGGGCCGCCCGGACGCCCTCGGCAGCCCCGCCGAACCGCCGGCCGAGCCCGCCCTGGCCCACCTGCACGGCCTCGAGCGTGCCCTCGCCGACCTGGCCGAACCCCTGCGCGCCTCCACGGGCTCGCCTCTGGTGGGGGCTTGA
- a CDS encoding lactonase family protein, translating into MAQHGRPGGRRAFIGSFTAAGGPGLVTAEVAPEGGALLLGTAVNDLPDPSYLVLSPDGRTLYAVSETAEGAVAAYRVDGGRPELAGPPVPVDGSGPTHLGLYAGHVLTANYGCGSVTAVPVRPDGSLAAKPSGRLQHTGSGPHDRRQRGPHAHQVQPDPSGRWAVSVDLGTDSVRVCTLADGAPSVHREVAVRPGSGPRHLAFHPGGSLAYVVNELTPTVTVCRWDAEDGALRPLAEVPVLPEAPAGDAYPSGIVVSPDGRFVWTATRGEDVLSVLAAEGETLRLIGTVTCGGHWPRALAEHDGFLYAANERSGDVTWFAVDRATGLPRYEGSVSVTAASCVVFG; encoded by the coding sequence GTGGCACAGCACGGCAGGCCCGGCGGACGCCGGGCGTTCATCGGCTCGTTCACGGCGGCGGGCGGCCCCGGCCTGGTCACCGCGGAGGTCGCCCCCGAGGGCGGCGCGCTCCTCCTCGGCACCGCGGTGAACGACCTGCCCGACCCGTCCTACCTGGTCCTGTCGCCGGACGGACGGACGCTCTACGCCGTCAGCGAGACGGCCGAGGGCGCCGTCGCCGCCTACCGGGTCGACGGGGGCCGGCCGGAACTCGCCGGGCCGCCCGTGCCGGTCGACGGCAGCGGACCCACCCACCTCGGCCTGTACGCCGGCCATGTGCTGACCGCCAACTACGGCTGCGGCAGCGTCACCGCCGTACCCGTGCGCCCGGACGGCTCGCTCGCCGCCAAGCCGTCCGGGCGGCTCCAGCACACCGGATCCGGTCCGCACGACCGGCGCCAGCGCGGCCCGCACGCCCACCAGGTGCAGCCCGATCCGAGCGGCCGGTGGGCCGTCAGCGTCGACCTCGGAACGGACTCGGTGCGCGTCTGCACCCTCGCGGACGGCGCTCCCAGCGTGCACCGCGAGGTCGCCGTGCGCCCCGGCTCCGGTCCCCGCCATCTGGCCTTCCACCCGGGCGGCTCGCTGGCCTACGTCGTCAACGAACTCACCCCCACGGTCACCGTCTGCCGCTGGGACGCCGAGGACGGCGCCCTGCGGCCGCTGGCGGAGGTCCCCGTGCTGCCCGAGGCACCCGCGGGCGACGCCTATCCGTCCGGGATCGTGGTCTCCCCCGACGGCCGCTTCGTGTGGACCGCGACCCGCGGCGAGGACGTCCTGTCGGTCCTCGCCGCGGAGGGCGAGACCCTCCGGCTGATCGGCACCGTGACCTGCGGCGGGCACTGGCCGCGCGCGCTCGCCGAACACGACGGCTTCCTCTACGCGGCCAACGAGCGCTCCGGGGACGTGACCTGGTTCGCCGTGGACCGGGCGACGGGGCTGCCCCGCTACGAGGGCTCGGTGTCCGTCACCGCGGCCTCCTGCGTCGTCTTCGGCTGA
- a CDS encoding sirohydrochlorin chelatase: MSTPTGPESGLPVRMPRPRQPGRHRRPEPLVAPEGAPALALAVPGAPSAATRSLAEEVVSIARSELPGLDARIGYLDGDDSEYPTLRSVLVRAAEERTARYEQAVAAGVEGVKEPDGPVAVVVPLLAGPDSALLRQIRQSVMDSRVAAELTDVLGPHPLLAEALHVRLSEAGLARADRARLFTVATAADGIVLASVGGEEAVQAAGITGMLLAARLAVPVMAAALDQEGSISSVAEQLRSAGSQQLALAPYLIGPEIDPALLAAAAEEAGCSTAEPLGAYPAIGKLALAKYTTALGIAPQQAQGMPVR, translated from the coding sequence ATGAGCACCCCCACTGGGCCCGAGTCCGGCCTGCCCGTACGAATGCCGCGACCCCGCCAGCCCGGACGGCACCGCCGACCGGAACCGCTGGTGGCTCCCGAGGGTGCGCCCGCGCTCGCCCTCGCGGTGCCCGGTGCGCCCAGCGCCGCCACTCGCTCCCTCGCCGAGGAGGTCGTGAGCATCGCCCGCTCCGAGCTGCCCGGTCTGGACGCCCGGATCGGCTACCTGGACGGGGACGACAGCGAGTACCCCACGCTCCGGTCCGTGCTCGTGCGCGCGGCCGAGGAGCGCACGGCCCGTTACGAGCAGGCCGTCGCCGCCGGGGTCGAAGGGGTCAAGGAGCCCGACGGCCCGGTCGCCGTGGTGGTCCCGCTGCTGGCCGGTCCGGACAGCGCCCTTCTGCGGCAGATCCGCCAGTCCGTGATGGACAGCCGGGTCGCCGCCGAACTGACCGACGTCCTCGGCCCGCACCCGCTGCTCGCCGAGGCGCTGCACGTGCGGCTGTCCGAGGCGGGCCTCGCCCGCGCCGACCGCGCGCGCCTGTTCACCGTGGCCACCGCGGCGGACGGCATCGTCCTGGCGTCCGTGGGCGGCGAGGAGGCCGTGCAGGCGGCCGGGATCACTGGCATGCTGCTCGCCGCGCGCCTGGCCGTGCCGGTGATGGCGGCGGCCCTGGACCAGGAGGGCTCGATCTCCTCCGTCGCCGAGCAGCTACGTTCCGCGGGCTCGCAGCAGCTGGCGCTGGCGCCGTACCTGATCGGTCCGGAGATCGACCCGGCGCTGCTCGCCGCGGCCGCCGAGGAGGCGGGCTGCTCCACCGCCGAGCCGCTCGGCGCCTACCCGGCGATCGGCAAGCTCGCCCTCGCCAAGTACACGACGGCGCTGGGCATCGCCCCGCAGCAGGCGCAGGGCATGCCGGTCCGCTGA
- a CDS encoding uracil-DNA glycosylase has translation MAPRPLHEIVEAGWAKALEPVADRIAGMGDFLRAEIAAGRTYLPAGPNVLRAFQQPFDDVRVLIVGQDPYPTPGHAVGLSFSVAPDVRPLPPSLINIFRELTADLGVPQPSNGDLTPWTEQGVLLLNRALTTAPRSPGAHRGKGWEEVTEQAIRALAARGKPLVSILWGRDARNLRPLLGRLPAVESAHPSPMSADRGFFGSRPFSRANDLLIQQGGQPVDWRLP, from the coding sequence GTGGCTCCACGACCCTTGCATGAAATCGTCGAAGCGGGCTGGGCGAAGGCCCTCGAACCCGTCGCGGACCGGATCGCCGGCATGGGCGACTTCCTGCGCGCGGAGATCGCCGCGGGACGCACCTACCTCCCGGCCGGACCGAACGTCCTGCGGGCCTTTCAGCAACCCTTCGACGACGTACGGGTCCTGATCGTCGGTCAGGACCCGTATCCGACGCCGGGACACGCGGTGGGCCTGTCGTTCTCGGTCGCGCCCGACGTACGCCCGCTGCCGCCCAGCCTCATCAACATCTTCCGGGAGCTGACCGCCGACCTGGGGGTGCCCCAGCCGTCCAACGGCGATCTCACGCCGTGGACCGAGCAGGGGGTGCTGCTCCTCAACAGGGCGCTGACCACGGCTCCGCGCAGTCCTGGCGCCCACCGCGGCAAGGGCTGGGAGGAGGTCACCGAGCAGGCGATCCGGGCCCTGGCGGCGCGCGGCAAGCCGCTGGTGTCCATTCTGTGGGGCCGGGACGCCCGGAATCTGCGTCCGCTGCTGGGCAGGCTGCCCGCCGTGGAGTCGGCGCACCCGTCGCCGATGTCGGCCGACCGCGGCTTCTTCGGCTCGCGTCCGTTCAGCCGCGCCAACGACCTGCTGATCCAGCAGGGCGGACAACCGGTGGACTGGCGGCTGCCGTAA
- a CDS encoding WD40/YVTN/BNR-like repeat-containing protein — MTEVLLAVGTRKGLFIGRRRGGGAWEFDDSPYFNAQAVYSVAIDTREDRPRLLAGGDSAHWGPSVFHSDDLGRTWTEPPQPAVKFPKDTGASLERVWQLHPAAAEPGVVYAGTEPAALYRSEDRGESFELVRPLWEHPTRSQWVPGGGGEGLHTVLTDARDPRAVTVAVSTAGVFRSTDGGASWAPSNSGVSAVFLPDPNPEFGQCVHKVARDAADPDRLYLQNHWGVYRSDDAGAHWTDIGTDLPSTFGFAVAAHPRRGDTAYVFPINADADRVPAEHRCRVFRTEDAGRTWEPLSKGLPEEDHYGTVLRDALCTDDADPAGVYFGNRNGEVFASADDGDSWQQLAAHLPDVLCVRAAVIA; from the coding sequence ATGACCGAGGTACTGCTGGCAGTGGGCACCCGCAAGGGCCTGTTCATCGGGCGGCGCAGGGGCGGCGGAGCCTGGGAGTTCGACGACAGCCCCTATTTCAACGCGCAGGCGGTCTACTCGGTCGCGATCGACACCCGCGAGGACCGGCCGCGGCTGCTGGCGGGCGGCGACAGCGCGCACTGGGGCCCGTCGGTCTTCCACTCCGACGACCTCGGCCGCACCTGGACCGAACCGCCGCAGCCGGCCGTCAAGTTCCCCAAGGACACCGGCGCCTCCCTGGAGCGCGTCTGGCAGCTGCACCCGGCCGCCGCCGAGCCCGGCGTGGTGTACGCGGGCACCGAACCGGCGGCGCTGTACCGCTCGGAGGACCGCGGGGAGAGCTTCGAGCTGGTGCGGCCGCTGTGGGAGCATCCGACACGCTCCCAGTGGGTGCCGGGCGGCGGCGGCGAGGGACTGCACACCGTGCTCACCGACGCGCGCGATCCCAGAGCGGTGACCGTGGCCGTCTCCACGGCCGGGGTGTTCCGCTCCACCGACGGCGGCGCGAGCTGGGCCCCGTCCAACTCCGGTGTGTCCGCGGTGTTCCTGCCGGACCCGAACCCGGAGTTCGGCCAGTGCGTCCACAAGGTCGCCAGGGACGCGGCGGACCCCGACCGGCTCTACCTGCAGAACCACTGGGGGGTGTACCGCAGCGACGACGCGGGCGCGCACTGGACCGACATCGGCACGGATCTGCCGTCCACGTTCGGCTTCGCGGTGGCCGCCCATCCGCGCCGGGGTGACACGGCGTACGTCTTCCCGATCAACGCCGACGCGGACCGGGTGCCCGCCGAGCACCGCTGCCGGGTCTTCCGCACCGAGGACGCGGGCCGGACCTGGGAGCCGCTGTCCAAGGGCCTGCCGGAAGAGGATCACTACGGCACGGTGCTGCGGGACGCCCTGTGCACCGACGACGCCGATCCGGCGGGCGTGTACTTCGGCAACCGCAACGGCGAGGTGTTCGCCTCGGCCGACGACGGCGACAGCTGGCAGCAGCTGGCCGCGCACCTGCCGGACGTGCTGTGCGTGCGGGCGGCGGTGATCGCCTGA
- a CDS encoding Rv1733c family protein produces MPLKAFRGPKVWLWRWRRNPLKRRADVVEAWVVLGAWLLTVLAGVAAGLAADESVESGLARERTDWRPVVAHVVERVPGSSSMHSHAPSGERVWARVRWTVPDGSAHTGQVRVVPGSRRGAPVTVWTDPQGRLVGRPTSASEATFRGVLIGCLVGVSAAAVPFAGGLALRGRLERRRMRAWDTEWARLGPQWGRMV; encoded by the coding sequence ATGCCTTTGAAGGCGTTCCGTGGTCCGAAGGTGTGGCTGTGGCGCTGGCGGCGCAACCCGCTCAAACGCCGGGCCGACGTGGTGGAGGCCTGGGTGGTGCTCGGCGCCTGGCTGCTGACCGTCCTGGCCGGGGTCGCGGCCGGTCTCGCCGCGGACGAGTCGGTGGAGAGCGGACTCGCGCGGGAGCGGACGGACTGGCGCCCCGTCGTGGCCCACGTGGTGGAGCGGGTCCCGGGAAGCAGTTCCATGCACAGTCATGCCCCCTCTGGCGAACGGGTCTGGGCCCGGGTGCGCTGGACCGTGCCCGACGGCTCCGCCCACACCGGGCAGGTCCGGGTGGTGCCCGGCAGCAGGCGTGGCGCTCCGGTCACCGTCTGGACCGATCCGCAGGGTCGTCTCGTCGGCCGCCCCACCTCCGCCTCCGAAGCCACCTTCCGGGGCGTCCTGATCGGCTGCCTGGTGGGCGTGAGCGCGGCGGCCGTCCCCTTCGCCGGCGGCCTCGCCCTGCGCGGCCGCCTGGAACGCCGCCGCATGCGCGCCTGGGACACCGAGTGGGCGCGGCTCGGACCGCAGTGGGGGCGGATGGTCTGA
- a CDS encoding HEAT repeat domain-containing protein produces MFTGIDEVDWASLRHRYGSAEDVPGWLRALASADTAERATALDGMYGALHHQGRVYDSTLACVPFLLSLVAREEVPDRGGIVELLVAIGAYSADGDPRARAAVCAGGEVFARLAGDPDPAVRRAAAGALVHFVAGPAPVLELLRQRLRAERDDRVLLALTEALALFARRYPAHADAAVDLLAEQSAPPYAPGQRLAALGQLALVAPARLPADLVPTAVRLLRERSAHRARSCEPATDSLVGRIRRLRPSDEEGSRLLRTLHTALGDRVADRGALLGGQLTSPDPMDRCHGVWLAAALLRGWRGDHSGTVRLLGAQLGAEEDWLRDAAVTVLSGLFALAAPAADDLHALVRARPDLWTHRVERGSPVLGGPLKALVRSGDRRAVPALAHLLAGPAAPVDLGGELTHLGAEAAPLAPVLRQRLARIPPASAAAARLAGPLLTAVAAVGDRDAVPEVLRLLSDAPGGPGPRDAFAGQAIAALEALDATAQAVPVLRALLHTRHAAAAAGALWSAQRDATAVLPVLLRELSQGDPDSRPLAASRLARLGPAARPALPALRRAAAGSRPARERVAAACALWGIDADPQPVLPVFRDAWREDPGTRLRIARCLTEMGPAATPLRHLAETELASPRRHAAHPGAGGGQGIAEDEELLSACREVLAAM; encoded by the coding sequence GTGTTCACGGGGATCGACGAGGTGGACTGGGCCTCGCTGCGGCACCGGTACGGCAGCGCGGAGGACGTGCCCGGATGGTTACGGGCCCTGGCCTCCGCGGACACCGCCGAGCGGGCGACCGCGCTCGACGGGATGTACGGCGCGCTGCACCACCAGGGGCGGGTGTACGACTCGACGCTCGCCTGCGTCCCGTTCCTGCTGTCACTCGTGGCCCGCGAGGAGGTGCCGGACCGGGGCGGCATCGTGGAACTGCTGGTGGCCATCGGCGCGTACAGCGCGGACGGGGACCCGCGGGCGCGGGCGGCGGTGTGCGCGGGCGGCGAGGTGTTCGCCCGGCTCGCCGGGGACCCGGACCCGGCGGTGCGCCGGGCGGCCGCCGGGGCCCTCGTGCACTTCGTGGCCGGCCCCGCGCCGGTCCTGGAGCTGTTGCGGCAGCGGCTGCGGGCCGAGCGGGACGACCGGGTCCTGCTCGCCCTGACCGAGGCGCTCGCCCTGTTCGCCCGCCGGTACCCCGCGCACGCCGACGCCGCGGTGGACCTGCTGGCCGAGCAGAGCGCACCACCGTACGCGCCGGGGCAGCGGCTCGCGGCGCTCGGCCAGCTCGCCCTCGTCGCGCCCGCCCGGCTGCCCGCCGACCTGGTGCCGACGGCCGTCCGGCTGCTGCGGGAGCGCTCCGCGCACCGCGCCCGCAGCTGCGAGCCGGCCACCGACTCCCTGGTCGGGCGGATACGGCGGCTGCGCCCGTCCGACGAGGAGGGCTCCCGGCTGCTGCGCACCCTGCACACCGCACTGGGCGACCGCGTCGCCGACCGCGGCGCGCTCCTCGGCGGCCAGCTGACCAGTCCCGACCCGATGGACCGGTGCCATGGCGTGTGGCTGGCGGCGGCGCTGCTGCGCGGCTGGCGCGGCGACCACAGCGGCACGGTCCGGCTGCTCGGCGCCCAACTGGGCGCCGAGGAGGACTGGTTGCGGGACGCCGCGGTCACCGTCCTGTCGGGGCTGTTCGCCCTGGCCGCACCCGCCGCCGACGACCTGCACGCTCTGGTGCGGGCCCGGCCCGACCTGTGGACGCACCGTGTCGAGCGCGGCTCCCCCGTCCTGGGGGGCCCGCTCAAGGCACTGGTCAGAAGCGGCGATCGACGCGCGGTTCCGGCCCTGGCCCACCTCCTGGCCGGGCCGGCCGCACCGGTGGACCTGGGGGGCGAACTGACGCACCTGGGCGCCGAAGCGGCCCCGCTCGCTCCCGTGCTGCGGCAGCGGCTCGCCCGGATTCCGCCGGCCTCCGCGGCCGCCGCCCGGCTCGCCGGCCCCCTGCTCACGGCGGTCGCCGCCGTCGGGGACCGGGACGCCGTCCCGGAGGTGCTGCGGCTGCTGTCGGACGCGCCCGGCGGGCCGGGGCCGCGGGACGCCTTCGCGGGCCAGGCCATCGCAGCGCTGGAGGCGCTGGACGCCACCGCACAGGCCGTACCGGTCCTGCGCGCCCTCCTGCACACCCGGCACGCCGCCGCGGCGGCCGGCGCGCTCTGGTCGGCGCAGCGGGACGCCACGGCCGTACTCCCCGTGCTGCTGCGGGAGCTGAGCCAGGGCGACCCGGACAGCCGGCCGCTGGCCGCCTCGCGGCTCGCCCGCCTGGGTCCGGCCGCGCGTCCCGCCCTGCCCGCGCTGCGCCGCGCGGCGGCCGGGTCGCGGCCCGCGCGGGAGCGGGTGGCGGCCGCGTGCGCGCTCTGGGGCATCGACGCCGACCCGCAGCCGGTGCTGCCCGTCTTCCGGGACGCCTGGCGGGAGGACCCGGGCACCCGCCTCCGCATCGCCCGCTGCCTCACCGAGATGGGCCCGGCCGCCACGCCGCTACGGCACCTGGCGGAGACCGAACTGGCCTCCCCACGCCGCCATGCGGCACATCCGGGCGCGGGCGGCGGCCAGGGCATAGCGGAGGACGAGGAGCTGCTGAGCGCGTGCCGGGAGGTACTGGCGGCGATGTAG
- a CDS encoding DNA alkylation response protein, translating to MVSISAQSPSPSGAQPQQPYATHDVTNQAPPLAPYDASDDPALLEGLRREGAGWAEEDIRRLGARAGSVEAQEWGELANRHEPVLRTHDRYGHRVDEVEFHPSWHHLMRTAVAEGLAGAPWADERPGAHVARTAGGLVWGHTEAGHGCPTSMTYAAVPALRAQPDLAKVYEPLLTSREYDPELRVPAEKPGLLAGMGMTEKQGGSDVRTNTTVATPTGEPGVYTLRGHKWFTSAPMCDVFLVLAQAPGGLSCFLVPRVLPDGSRNTFRIQRLKDKLGNRSNASSEPEFDHTVAWLVGPEGRGVRTIIEMVNCTRLDCVMSSATLMRKTLVEAGHHARHRSAFGARLIEQPLMRNVLADLALESEAATTLTLRLAGAADRAVRGDAGERAFRRIATAVGKYWVTKRGPAFTAEALECLGGNGYVEESGMPRHYREAPLLSIWEGSGNVNALDVLRALGREPDTAEALFAELGLARGADARLDAAVAALKDQLAETDQVGARRLVERMALALQGSLLVRHAPHPVADAFCASRLGGDWGHAFGTLPTGTDLGPILERALPGLN from the coding sequence ATGGTCTCGATTTCCGCGCAGTCGCCGTCGCCGTCGGGGGCGCAGCCCCAGCAGCCGTACGCCACGCACGACGTCACCAACCAGGCCCCGCCCCTGGCGCCGTACGACGCCTCCGACGACCCGGCCCTGCTGGAGGGGCTGCGCCGGGAGGGCGCCGGATGGGCGGAGGAGGACATCCGGCGGCTGGGGGCGCGCGCCGGCAGCGTCGAGGCGCAGGAGTGGGGCGAGCTGGCGAACCGGCACGAGCCGGTCCTGCGCACCCACGACCGCTACGGCCACCGCGTGGACGAGGTGGAGTTCCATCCCAGCTGGCACCACCTGATGCGCACGGCGGTCGCCGAGGGCCTGGCCGGCGCGCCCTGGGCGGACGAGCGGCCCGGCGCCCATGTGGCCCGCACGGCGGGCGGACTGGTGTGGGGGCACACGGAGGCCGGGCACGGCTGCCCGACGTCGATGACGTACGCCGCCGTACCCGCGCTGCGCGCCCAGCCGGACCTGGCGAAGGTCTACGAACCGCTGCTGACCAGCCGGGAGTACGACCCCGAGCTGCGCGTGCCGGCCGAGAAGCCGGGGCTGCTCGCGGGGATGGGCATGACCGAGAAGCAGGGCGGTTCGGACGTCCGGACGAACACGACGGTCGCCACGCCCACCGGGGAACCCGGCGTGTACACGCTGCGCGGGCACAAGTGGTTCACGTCGGCGCCGATGTGCGACGTCTTCCTGGTGCTCGCGCAGGCCCCGGGCGGGCTGTCGTGCTTCCTGGTGCCGCGCGTGCTGCCCGACGGCAGCCGCAACACCTTCCGCATCCAGCGGCTCAAGGACAAGCTCGGCAACCGCTCCAACGCCTCCTCGGAGCCGGAGTTCGACCACACCGTGGCGTGGCTGGTGGGACCGGAGGGGCGGGGGGTGAGGACCATCATCGAGATGGTCAACTGCACCCGGCTGGACTGTGTGATGTCCTCGGCGACCCTGATGCGCAAGACGCTGGTGGAGGCCGGGCACCACGCCCGGCACCGCAGCGCGTTCGGCGCCCGGCTGATCGAGCAGCCGCTGATGCGCAACGTCCTGGCCGACCTGGCGCTGGAGTCGGAGGCGGCGACGACGCTCACCCTGCGGCTGGCCGGCGCGGCCGACCGCGCGGTGCGCGGGGACGCCGGGGAGCGGGCCTTCCGGCGGATCGCCACCGCCGTCGGCAAGTACTGGGTCACCAAGCGGGGCCCGGCGTTCACCGCGGAGGCGCTGGAGTGCCTGGGCGGCAACGGCTACGTCGAGGAGTCCGGTATGCCGCGGCACTACCGGGAGGCGCCGCTGCTGTCGATCTGGGAGGGTTCGGGCAACGTCAACGCGCTCGACGTGCTGCGTGCCCTCGGGCGCGAACCGGACACCGCCGAGGCCCTGTTCGCCGAACTCGGCCTCGCGCGCGGAGCGGACGCCCGCCTGGACGCGGCGGTGGCCGCGCTCAAGGACCAGTTGGCCGAAACGGACCAGGTGGGCGCCCGCCGGCTGGTGGAGCGGATGGCGCTCGCCCTCCAGGGCTCCCTGCTGGTCCGGCACGCCCCGCACCCGGTGGCGGACGCCTTCTGCGCGAGCCGGCTGGGCGGCGACTGGGGGCACGCGTTCGGCACGCTGCCCACCGGTACGGACCTCGGCCCGATCCTGGAGCGTGCCCTGCCCGGCCTGAACTGA